Proteins from a genomic interval of Colletotrichum higginsianum IMI 349063 chromosome 6, whole genome shotgun sequence:
- a CDS encoding Flavoprotein: MSQAGPANDPAASVAASRSDGKKHLLIACSGSVATIKLQNIILALARHDISIRVILTASASEFLNGSTLEQPSLAAVRALPNVEALHLDADEWVQPWRRGASILHIELRRWADLMLIAPLSANTLAKIVNGFSDNLLTSVVRAWDPEGLIDGQKKKILVATAMNSAMHVHPITAKQVRVLEEEWPWFEVLKPVEKTLACGDTGNGAMMPWEGIVKITEERLGLEAGVR, from the exons ATGTCTCAAGCCGGACCCGCCAACGACCCGGCGGCCTCCGTAGCGGCCTCCCGGTCGGACGGCAAGAAGCATCTCCTGATCGCCTGTAGCGGCTCGGTTGCGACCATCAAGTTACAAAACATCATcctggccctcgcccgccatgACATCTCGATCCGTGTCATCCTCACGGCCTCCGCGTCTGAGTTCCTCAACGGCTCGACCCTCGAGCAGCCctcgctcgccgccgtccgcgcgCTGCCCAACGTCGAGGCGCtccacctcgacgccgacgagtGGGTGCAGCcgtggcggcgcggcgcgtCGATCCTGCACATCGAGCTGCGGCGGT GGGCGGATCTGATGCTCATCGCACCACTCTCGGCGAATACGCTCGCCAAGATCGTCAACGGTTTCTCAGACAACCTCCTG ACCAGCGTCGTCCGCGCGTGGGACCCCGAGGGACTCATCGACggacagaagaagaagattcTAGTGGCCACGGCCATGAATTCGGCCATGCACGTGCACCCCATCACCGCGAAGCAGGTCAGagtcctcgaggaggagtgGCCGTGGTTCGAGGTGCTGAAGCCGGTGGAAAAGACGCTCGCATGTGGCGACACGGGTAACGGAGCGATGATGCCTTGGGAGGGCATTGTCAAGATCACGGAAGAGAGGCTGGGACTCGAGGCTGGCGTTCGGTGA